One Pygocentrus nattereri isolate fPygNat1 chromosome 23, fPygNat1.pri, whole genome shotgun sequence genomic window carries:
- the arhgap31 gene encoding rho GTPase-activating protein 31, translated as MKNKASKQKSKRKGSENAFGCDLTEHLQNSGQEVPHVLKTCAEFIEEHGIVDGIYRLSGITSNIQRLRQEFSSELCPDLTKEVYLQDIHCVGSLCKLYFRELPNPLLTYELYKKFTDAVSVKGEHEQLQNIHSVIKELPDSHFRTLEYLAKHLAHLATLSHHTNMHTRNLALVWAPNLLRSKEIEVSSCNGDEAFMEVRVQQSVVEFILNHTEQIFNHGDAPYKPKEGSGVTCVEKYATLPASTQCGPMKLMSLEEAQARSLSPNHPARRERQRENSLPDTSTAAMYHTVIDLAENKRKFSGKSKKWKAIFSLGRSVTDAKGKLSRNGSVFMRAQNISEKTGIRPSKSMDSLCSLPTDDDKAASAGGANGFIAPVVKSRTLGSDINYDPSEQDPKWEFDLQKASGVIGGSPGMKRRGAPNTSSSSLPPSSSSSSSPLQRALPEQLKVFKGDDLGACQPTSPKNRRMLYSGSAHNGSSRPSFPGSLFPLESSPRHQRKALNISEPFAVSVPLRVSAVISSNSTPCRVAGKERDRSLGERSILKPREAGPPEPHRSESLGSTGFRELVPSSAGSFGFRDRDRALGGSAGSIGYREFPLSDSSGSSGYSIYSNSSSVPMEKEESQTVERGTREVPPDKVAESRDAEVKELLASVEVPDNLMSSQPKATETHEMSQSSGKELDTKPVQLNEPKKLDQLDTVSNNQEPWPNLHHELRITEPETNILEDQLKASGSMTRITGNDGALNFNAQAKRRSSLPTQPVSSKGHFTDIAKGLMMDQAGATVFNTMLGPSPERSSRNDTGWNYLDGSEVKNDHKSLDSFESLDQMANKLQLSPFFHLKETDILQDTEPWPSSEDTCIHSVKQNEVIVTGESSGSSSGIEPCRKNPADRNVHLPKEDSHRKDKKKTNSISVDLTAKVKGSMERLSECLDERRLTAEISHHDDEDMWGSHLAGLDQVEPWEDLSITKQWVTSPLHSPKLEDLFPTLKTSVPVPAVEIKASAELNIDPLTVVKEEPLSGNITVSPEENTPKTRESDPAPISASAKAKEAEVDERSLAKVTELFLGANFEGIREKAETNPETSQLAPFKTTTHQEETTRMPKRNIGAPKQKSSVSSQRFHRQISHEPCIAERNEENIAPKHRPYSLNLDLGHRCIRDISNRQNLDLADGSTSQKGSVTPSGTKYDGLSLELEMFLKDRQAPMRRNSAPVSVTSVRTAFMIKTCQAKAVPVIPPKIQYSHIPHPVLEKGSGDQEKRNGSEREPEKVKVEKAESVPLQVVKDCKEERENCEPVPRIQRQASIERPTETCKPVPNPDLPVLRRKRSANGDSFMDCPRPERSTLLQRSSFRNRPRPQSLILFSPPFPIMDYHPVGEDGKLVLSPIKSPTETSPLDVFTKELAENLKTPEGVTLRNKMTLPKSGQRLETSTSCFYQPQRRSMIFDSRSNRQIE; from the exons TTCCTCATGTCCTGAAGACCTGTGCGGAATTTATAGAGGAGCATGGTATTGTGGACGGAATCTACAGACTCTCAGGAATCACCTCAAATATTCAACGTCTCAG ACAGGAGTTCAGCTCCGAGCTGTGTCCTGACCTCACTAAGGAAGTGTATCTTCAGGATATCCACTGCGTCGGCTCCTTATGTAAGCTGTACTTCAGGGAACTGCCCAACCCACTGCTGACCTACGAACTCTACAAGAAATTCACA GACGCTGTGTCGGTCAAAGGTGAACATGAACAGCTCCAAAACATTCACAGTGTCATTAAAGAGCTTCCTGACTCCCACTTTAG AACTCTGGAGTACCTGGCAAAGCACCTGGCTCACCTGGCCACCCTCAGCCACCACACCAACATGCACACCCGCAACTTGGCCTTGGTGTGGGCACCAAACCTGCTCAG GTCTAAGGAGATCGAGGTGTCCTCCTGTAATGGTGACGAGGCGTTCATGGAAGTGCGTGTGCAGCAGTCGGTGGTGGAGTTCATCTTGAACCACACAGAGCAGATCTTCAACCACGGAGACGCACCGTACAAGCCTAAAGAAG gttcAGGAGTGACATGTGTGGAGAAGTATGCCACCCTCCCTGCGAGTACTCAGTGTGGGCCGATGAAGCTGATGAGTCTGGAGGAAGCTCAGGCTCGATCGCTCAGCCCAAACCACCCGGCAAGGAGAGAAcggcagagagagaacagcctGCCGGACACCAGCACGGCCGCCATGTACCACACTGTCATCGACCTCGCTGAGAACAA GAGAAAATTCTCTGGGAAGTCAAAGAAGTGGAAGGCCATCTTTAGCCTGGGCCGATCCGTCACTGATGCCAAAGGGAAGCTGAGTCGCAATGGGAGTGTATTCATGAGAGCACAAAACATCTCAg AAAAGACTGGGATACGACCGTCAAAGAGCATGGATTCCCTCTGCTCTCTGCCAACAG ATGATGACAAAGCCGCATCTGCTGGAGGAGCAAATGGATTCATCGCCCCCGTGGTGAAATCCCGAACTCTGGGTTCCGACATCAACTACGACCCCAGCGAGCAGGATCCAAAGTGGGAATTTGACCTGCAGAAAGCCAGCGGGGTCATCGGGGGTAGCCCCGGCATGAAACGGCGAGGGGCTCCAAATACCTCATCTTcatctcttcctccttcttcctcctcttcatcttccCCACTGCAGAGAGCTCTTCCCGAACAGCTGAAGGTGTTCAAAGGTGACGACCTGGGCGCCTGCCAGCCCACGTCTCCCAAAAACCGACGGATGCTGTACTCTGGCTCAGCCCACAACGGTTCCTCTAGGCCGTCGTTTCCAGGGAGCCTTTTCCCGCTGGAGTCGTCACCCCGGCATCAGCGCAAGGCCCTGAACATCTCCGAGCCATTTGCTGTATCCGTGCCGCTGCGCGTGTCCGCCGTCATCAGTTCCAACAGCACCCCCTGCAGGGTGGCAGGGAAAGAGCGGGATCGTTCTTTGGGAGAACGCTCTATTCTGAAGCCTCGAGAGGCCGGTCCCCCAGAGCCCCACCGCAGTGAGAGCCTGGGTAGCACTGGCTTCAGAGAGTTGGTCCCCAGCAGCGCGGGAAGTTTCGGTTTCCGAGACAGGGACAGAGCACTGGGGGGAAGCGCTGGGAGCATTGGATACAGAGAGTTCCCTCTCAGTGACAGCAGTGGAAGCAGTGGATACAGTATCTATAGCAACAGCAGCTCTGTCCCcatggagaaggaggagagtCAAACAGTGGAGAGGGGCACCAGGGAGGTCCCCCCTGATAAAGTGGCAGAGA GCAGGGATGCAGAGGTGAAGGAACTACTTGCAAGTGTGGAAGTGCCTGACAACTTGATGTCTTCTCAGCCGAAAGCTACAGAGACTCATGAAATGTCTCAATCCTCTGGGAAAGAACTGGACACCAAACCAGTACAGCTCAATGAGCCCAAAAAGCTGGACCAACTG GACACTGTGTCAAACAATCAGGAGCCGTGGCCTAATTTGCATCATGAGCTCCGGATCACAGAGCCTGAAACAAACATACTGGAAGATCAGCTTAAAGCCAGTGGCTCTATGACCAGAATCACTGGAAATGATGGTGCTCTCAATTTTAATGCTCAAGCTAAAAGAAGAAGCAGTTTACCTACTCAGCCAGTATCGTCAAAGGGACACTTCACAGACATTGCAAAAGGTCTCATGATGGATCAGGCAGGTGCTACTGTTTTTAACACAATGCTGGGGCCTTCGCCAGAAAGATCATCAAGGAATGACACTGGTTGGAATTACCTGGACGGCAGTGAGGTTAAAAACGATCACAAGAGCTTGGATTCCTTTGAATCACTGGACCAAATGGCAAACAAGCTGCAACTCTCACCATTCTTTCATTTAAAGGAGACAGATATTCTTCAAGATACTGAGCCATGGCCTTCCAGTGAAGATACTTGTATTCATTCAGTGAAGCAAAATGAAGTCATCGTTACGGGGGAGTCTTCTGGTTCTAGCAGTGGTATAGAACCATGTCGTAAAAACCCTGCAGACAGAAATGTACACTTACCAAAGGAGGACAGCCACAGAAAGGATAAGAAGAAGACTAACAGTATTAGTGTTGATCTAACAGCTAAAGTAAAGGGAAGTATGGAGAGGCTCTCAGAATGCTTGGATGAAAGACGTCTCACTGCAGAAATTTCACATCATGATGATGAGGACATGTGGGGAAGTCATTTGGCTGGATTGGATCAGGTGGAACCCTGGGAGGACTTGAGCATCACCAAACAATGGGTGACTAGCCCCCTGCACTCACCAAAACTGGAGGATCTTTTCCCCACGCTTAAAACGTCAGTGCCGGTTCCAGCAGTTGAAATAAAAGCATCTGCTGAACTTAACATTGATCCTTTGACGGTTGTAAAGGAGGAACCTCTATCAGGGAACATCACAGTTTCACCAGAAGAAAATACTCCTAAGACCCGAGAATCTGACCCTGCACCTATTAGTGCTTCTGCCAAAGCCAAAGAGGCAGAAGTGGATGAACGTAGTCTCGCAAAGGTCACAGAGCTTTTTCTTGGTGCTAACTTTGAAGGAATCAGAGAGAAGGCTGAGACTAATCCTGAAACCTCACAGCTTGCACCATTTAAGACCACCACCCACCAGGAGGAGACTACCAGAATGCCAAAGAGAAACATTGGTGCCCCAAAACAGAAAAGTTCTGTATCTTCCCAAAGATTTCACAGACAGATATCCCATGAGCCCTGCATTgcagagagaaatgaggaaaaTATTGCTCCAAAACACAGACCATATTCCCTAAATCTGGATCTGGGACACCGGTGCATCAGGGACATCTCGAACCGGCAGAACCTCGATCTTGCAGATGGTTCCACTTCACAAAAGGGGTCAGTAACACCTTCTGGGACAAAGTATGATGGGTTGTCTCTGGAATTGGAGATGTTCCTGAAGGATCGACAAGCACCCATGCGACGCAACTCCGCTCCAGTCAGTGTGACTTCCGTGCGCACCGCATTCATGATCAAGACATGCCAAGCAAAAGCTGTGCCTGTTATACCTCCCAAGATTCAGTACAGCCACATACCCCATCCAGTTCTTGAGAAGGGGTCAGGGgatcaggaaaaaagaaatggatCTGAAAGGGAACCTGAGAAGGTCAAGGTAGAGAAAGCAGAATCTGTACCTCTCCAGGTAGTAAAAGATTGCAAAGAGGAAAGGGAAAACTGTGAACCAGTCCCAAGAATCCAAAGGCAGGCATCCATTGAAAGACCTACAGAAACTTGTAAGCCAGTACCAAACCCCGATCTACCAGTCTTGAGAAGGAAGCGGTCTGCCAACGGTGATTCCTTCATGGACTGTCCAAGACCAGAACGATCCACCTTGCTCCAAAGATCTTCCTTCCGGAATCGGCCAAGGCCTCAAAGCCTTATTCTCTTCAGCCCTCCCTTCCCTATTATGGACTATCATCCAGTGGGGGAAGATGGCAAACTTGTTCTGTCACCCATCAAGAGTCCTACTGAAACCTCACCACTTGATGTCTTCACGAAAGAACTAGCAGAAAACCTCAAAACACCAGAGGGGGTCACCTTACGAAACAAAATGACTTTGCCCAAGAGTGGACAGAGGCTGGAGACCTCTACCAGTTGCTTTTACCAGCCCCAGAGAAGGTCTATGATTTTTGACAGCAGGAGTAACCGGCAGATCGAGTGA